In Carnobacterium sp. CP1, the following are encoded in one genomic region:
- a CDS encoding MBL fold metallo-hydrolase — protein MGLIILFSFTIGLTLGRSENPDYSINERILQFKEEVTAFFQEEMGWSNEKKELKEQEVQAGQFRFLDVGQGSATLIQSEDGTNILIDTGRYEDKDKKILSYLDQYIGTGGKIDLLIFTHNDSDHIGYGDLILQYYNVQEVWMNGYDSTSKIYERILDALAQSNAQYAEPKSGENHQIGPFLLEVLNPTVDPRSNPNDDSIVIKMTMGDFSAMLSGDASSRVEEAIIDSGRRAEIDASFDGAPWIQREFK, from the coding sequence ATGGGATTGATTATTCTTTTTTCATTTACCATCGGCTTGACTTTAGGAAGAAGCGAAAATCCCGACTACTCTATTAATGAACGTATTCTTCAGTTTAAAGAAGAGGTAACAGCTTTCTTTCAAGAAGAAATGGGTTGGTCAAATGAAAAGAAAGAACTTAAAGAACAAGAAGTTCAAGCTGGACAGTTTCGATTTTTAGATGTAGGCCAAGGTTCCGCAACGTTGATCCAATCTGAAGATGGAACAAACATTTTAATTGACACAGGTCGTTATGAAGACAAAGACAAAAAAATATTATCGTATTTAGACCAGTATATTGGTACCGGCGGCAAAATCGACTTGTTGATTTTTACGCATAATGACTCAGACCATATCGGTTATGGCGATTTGATTTTACAATACTATAACGTCCAAGAAGTGTGGATGAACGGATACGACTCGACGAGTAAGATCTATGAACGTATCTTGGATGCTCTAGCTCAGAGCAATGCCCAATATGCTGAACCTAAAAGTGGAGAAAACCATCAAATAGGGCCCTTTCTACTTGAAGTGTTAAATCCAACAGTTGATCCGAGAAGCAATCCCAATGATGATTCCATTGTTATAAAAATGACCATGGGTGATTTTAGCGCAATGCTCAGTGGAGATGCTTCCAGCAGAGTAGAGGAAGCGATTATCGACAGCGGCCGCAGAGCTGAAATCGACGCTTCTTTTGATGGGGCACCATGGATCCAAAGAGAGTTCAAGTGA
- a CDS encoding ComEC/Rec2 family competence protein, giving the protein MSGFEAIQPGFSIYSAGLTNSYGHPNKETIERFELHEIPIYGTAEDGTVTVRVNPNGNYSIDTEKGEH; this is encoded by the coding sequence ATGAGTGGATTCGAAGCGATTCAGCCAGGATTCAGTATTTATTCAGCTGGGCTCACTAATAGTTACGGTCATCCTAATAAAGAAACCATAGAACGATTTGAGCTTCATGAAATCCCTATTTATGGTACTGCGGAAGACGGAACGGTGACGGTGAGAGTTAATCCAAACGGCAATTACAGCATTGACACGGAGAAAGGAGAACACTGA
- a CDS encoding DUF3006 family protein: MKVVLEEIEGAVARLIPDDGSEPIHIAVQSLPVESELGDVFEIDYQRRDNQTAPQLTLLPNEKSERMARMKAKREALLKKTKQQQQDKQWIK; the protein is encoded by the coding sequence ATGAAAGTGGTTCTTGAAGAAATTGAAGGGGCAGTAGCCCGCTTGATTCCCGATGATGGCAGTGAACCCATTCATATCGCTGTTCAATCACTCCCGGTGGAATCAGAGTTAGGAGACGTTTTTGAAATTGATTATCAGAGAAGAGACAATCAAACAGCTCCTCAATTAACCTTGCTGCCAAATGAAAAAAGTGAACGAATGGCACGAATGAAAGCTAAACGAGAAGCTTTGTTGAAGAAAACAAAGCAGCAACAGCAAGATAAACAATGGATAAAGTAA
- a CDS encoding GNAT family N-acetyltransferase, with the protein MLEIERYAHQNKRSYLTLGAQDHAIGFYSNLGYAIVGDGYLDAGIPASRL; encoded by the coding sequence ATGTTGGAAATTGAACGATATGCTCATCAAAATAAACGGTCTTATTTAACTTTAGGCGCACAAGACCACGCTATTGGTTTTTACTCGAATCTAGGCTATGCTATCGTTGGCGACGGTTACTTAGATGCAGGCATTCCGGCATCACGATTATGA
- a CDS encoding GNAT family N-acetyltransferase, whose protein sequence is MHFIWTSDLTSPTYHDALQIRHTVFVGEQGVPEEMEIDELEGETDYIVGYVDDHPVATARVLPIGQDTYKIQRVAVLKNYRRQAIRQKLNVGN, encoded by the coding sequence ATGCACTTTATTTGGACTTCTGATTTGACTTCTCCTACTTACCACGATGCTTTACAAATTCGACATACGGTCTTTGTAGGCGAACAAGGCGTTCCAGAAGAAATGGAAATAGATGAACTAGAAGGTGAAACGGACTACATCGTCGGGTATGTGGATGACCACCCAGTAGCGACAGCTCGTGTTTTACCAATTGGGCAAGATACCTATAAAATTCAACGAGTGGCTGTTCTAAAAAATTACCGGCGGCAAGCAATTAGGCAAAAACTTAATGTTGGAAATTGA